The following nucleotide sequence is from Anguilla rostrata isolate EN2019 chromosome 3, ASM1855537v3, whole genome shotgun sequence.
TCTCAATTCACAACTGCCCGAAGACACAACAATGGACTCTCATTTACAAGCGAGAAGACACAACAGTGGACTCTCATTCACAACAGTGAACCCCAAGCACAACAATGGACTCAATTCACAACTGCTGTTGAAGACACAACAGTGGACTCTCAATTCACAACATTTAAACCCCAAGACACAACAACGGACTCTCATTTCACAACTGCTGTTGAAGACACAACAGTGGACTCTCAATTCACAACAGTTGAACCCCAAGACACAACAATGGACTCTCAATTCACAACAGCCGAAGAAGACACAACAGTGGACTCTCAATTCACAACAGTTGAACCGCAAGACACAACAATGGACACTCAATTCACAACTGCTGATGAAGACACAACAATGGACTCTCAGTTTACAACTGCTGTTGAATACACAACAGTGGAATCTCAATTCACAACAGTTGAACCCCAAGACACAACAGTGGACTCTCAATTCACAACAGTTGAACCCCAAGACACAACAATGGACTCTCAATTCACAACTGCTGTTGAAGACACAACAGTGGACTCTCAATTCACAACAGCTGAACCTGATGTAGTCACAACAGTCAGCCCTCACACCACAACAGCCAAACCCCAAGTCACAACACCTGTACCTGATGTGACAACAACTGAGGTTTCATCCACAACAGCTGAACCTGATGTAGTCACAACAGTCAGCCCTCACACCACAACAGCCAAACCCCAAGTCACAACACCTGTACCTGATGTGACAACTACAACCAAGGTCCCACTAATAAACTGTGAGAACGGAGGAAGGCCAAGTCCAAATGGAAAGGATTGTATCTGCCCTCCAGGTTTCTCTGGTACAACTTGCAGAACTATTGAAACACAAATAGTGGCTCCAGGTTTGTAGTTACTATTTATGGCATAAGCAGAACAATTAACTTATTGTGAATGCTGTTACTATATTCTCCAAATTATCAGAGAATGATTTGAATTGATGCCTTCTAATTGACAATTGTCATTTCACATGAATagacaaatattatttattattattcatttattccttTAACAGAAATCTTTTAAAACATGTTACTCATGATTTCTTTCAGAAAAACTAAACAGATCTGCTGATATTCAGATGGATATATCAGAACCATTCATAGAggagtacaaaaataaaagttcacAAGAATATAAAAAATTCTCAGATGATTTCAAGAACAGGGTATGTATAAAAACTGCTTATAGGCTATGTTGTCTAGGTATTATACTAAGCATAGAAATACACCTGGAAACTCTCATAATGGCCTAGAACAAGTTCTATTTCTTAGCAGGCAATTCTATCAAGCTACTGTATTCATCaaccaagaaaaaatatttatatgtcTGTTGTTGTAGcagatttttattataaaatggattcaaATGGTGTTCTGTATCGCACTTACCACTGTATAAATCACGAACAGGTACAAGAAAATCACAGAGAAGCTGCCACTATATGCATTTGGTCTATAATTGTGCCTTGAGGTCCTTTACTTTTTTGGATATTTAAGTACTAGGAGTATTAAAATCATAGCTTCGATTGAATCAGTCCTCTTATCATAAGAGGTGATTGTGAATTTCCAGCTTGTCAATTTATTGCGGTTGTTTACAGCTTGCATGCGTCAATGTAAGTTGAGTTAAACGGTGAATGACTGTAAAAATACTGCATgtgtttaataatattttatgttatttcagATGGAGCCATTTTAcagaagcaaaataaacaatttcaaaGCAGTGGTTAACATAACTTTCAGGTGACAGACATAATACACATAGACATCAAGTCACAGAAACAATAGTTCACAAAAATGAGCATCACCAACATGAATTCcataattaaatgttaatgtaaaaaCTGTGTTGTTAGTCAACCCAAGATGAGCATATATATTATCTATAATAAACACTACTTTATAAAGAGAACAATAATCAAACCATCTAATATATATTCATCGATTTAATAACAGTATATAAATAGCATATGTAATAATTTTCCAACTCTCTTTTCCTGTAAGTTAAAATCACAAATCACCAGACAACTCTAGAATAATAACATTGCTCATATATGGTATGtatccgcaccccccccccccccctccatatttctctctgtctgtgtttcatAATGAAGCCAAGGCAGAGCTACTCTGAGAAGTGAGGTCAGTGATTTGAAGGGAAACCAGAAGAGACTAACAGAAGCAGACACCTCTGATCTGGTAAGAGGTGTACCCGTGTTGAGTGCTGTAGAGTTAAAAGATGGTCAGAAATGCTTTCTTCTTTAACTCATGACAAGGCAATTTCAACtaatctttttttactttttctacCATTTTACAGTTATGACTATTTTTGTGGCGAATCCCCCAATTTTCAgatgtgcaaaattaagttaattacttcatttaaaagtaaatgaaagcaataaagTTGGTTGCATAGCCGTTAAATGCAATAAGTCTCCCATTATGGAGATCATtgcatgtctttgtcccaaacattatggagctccctGTATAATGGGGTATAGTGgggttgtgtggtgtgctgAAGTTGAAATCATTCGCTGTCCAACAGCCTAAAATCGTATATTTGAACATTATATCACACATACCACATAACCATTTGTCTTTCAGGTGGTGTTGGTGGATATCTATAATAAGCCCTACAGCAACATAAGGGCAGAAATATTTGGGTAATCATTCTAACATATAtaataagatgaaaaaaataagtgcaCGCAGATCAATGAATTCCTTTGTGCAACACTAATTAATCGAATCCAAACGCAAATGTTGGAATAatgaaatcttttttatttgtccAGACTGCCATTGAGTCATACTTATACAATCGAATTACTTAACGATTCATTATACCACCAACTTAATTTTTAGCCTCACAAACAAACATCTGGATTATCTGCACCATAAAAGCTTActgtaaaacattattttcaggaAGATGACTTACATCTCTATTATGGTGTTGCTTCCTCTTCCACCGTAAACATGAGATGTAATGACTTCTTATAATGAAAAAGTTTAGTTTCCAGTGACCTGTTTTACCAttgaaaagaaagcaaaataagCCATATTTGGCATAGTTCTAAAAAGCAATGTACATacaggtttaattttttttccattcaaatgAGATGTTTGGTTTCTATTTGGTTCAATGGTTACTAAATTTGTCAAATGGTATCCATTTGCTGTTCTTCGGAGATATGCAGTTTGTTCTCTATGTTATAATACAGTTACACTGTCACTCAGAATTACATTATTCCAACAAGCAGTGAATTCACCAGTGGCAGGTTGACTAATTTCATTGAAAAACTTAATGTCCAAGCATGTATTGAATCACTCGTAAAATAATTACTTGTGCATGCTCTGATCAATTAAGCAAGACCAGCACATTAATGAGGCCCTGGAACCAGCTGCTTACCATAAAATCAAATCTGAAAGCCTTACccatgaaacaaatgaaaaagtaaacaaatgtcTAAGTGTACACAACCTTAAATTAATATGCCCATTGGGAAATGAAGAATgattctttttctgttttaattattttaacattgtttatactttgaatattaatatttgaattAATATTCAAAGTAGGTTATCTGTCCCATGATGTCTCCTGCTGTATTTTCTGACCATGTGCAGCATGGTCAGAAAATTCCTTCTTCCACCACAACTATTAAGTTTGAGTCCTTTAGATCCAGCAGGCCACAACACAGTTCTCACCCCCAAGAACAAGACCTCACTTTCACTGTAATCTTTCTCCCATCTCatcattttcatccatatcagCGTAAAGGTTGATCACGTTGTCCTCCTGGAGATTCCAAACAGTCAGTCTGGAAATAAAGAGTACGACAACTCGATTAATGAGCTGAAAGAGAGCCTGGAGGAAGCAAAGAACTGCCAGACCAATGATAGCAGTTGTCCTGGATATATAATCACAGATGTTAACACAACAACAGTCGAAGTTGATGGAACAGGTATGTATAACCTGGAGTCAAAAAGTAATATTTGTGCATCGAGTGCATCCCTtgcaaaattctttttttcagaatgtgtgACATACAAAATGATCGACCTGTGGATCTACCTCTCCCCATGTGCCATGTCAGTAATTTACATACATTCAAACTGATGATTGAACGAACAAGGATGTTTCATTTGCCTAATACATGTTTCCTTGATTCCTCCATCCTTAGATCCTTTCcttgtgaaaatatatatttttatgaagatcaaaaaaaaaaactagaaataccgccttgtggttgtatgcctccgccaaccagtaggcagtgctctgtttgaccgtttggatataaaatgtcatcacttcatcattttattagacatttgtgtgaaactttgtcataattagcatatgaattcttgagttgtGTCCATAAACATgatttgtgaggtcacagtgaccttgacctttgtcctttgaccaccaaaatctaatcagttcatccttgagtccaagtggacgtttgtgccaaatttgaagaaattccctcaaggcgttcctgagatattgCATTCAGGAGAATcgggacagacggacggacggacaacccaaaaacataatgcctctggccacggctgtgccgtcgcggaggcataaaaaaaagttttccaggGTTGCCAATagtttttgctatatacttaaggcataTATAAAcattgttctttcttttctctccatttctccctcATTAAACAGCTTTCTGTGAACAAAACGTCCCTGAAAAGTTCTTAAAGTACTATCAACTCCTTAACACAAGTGAAAAACTGACCTGTGTGTCCGTCTGCAATCCTCAACACAGTGATCCCACAATCTGTAAAAACAAAGGAACCTGCATGCTGCCTGTTGAAGGACCTGAATGCCAGTAAGTTGTCAGCCACATGGATCTGAAATCAAAGTTTATTAAAGATGATGTATAAAAAATGAGACCCCTATGAGACCCTAATTACCATTGGTAACCACAGTTATTCGCTCAAACTGAGGTTTATAGTGAGAAatttgagcctatttttataaaCTACTCTGAGCGAAAACTGAAGCATTACATCGCCATGCAAATTATATGTTTTAGTGCAAACGTCACAGGGAGATTTTTTatcacacaaatgtgcacataaCATAAACCCATTGTATCAACCAATGGTAGCTATGTCAGAGTTtcctaataataatatcctatgaacagaaatatatataactACCATGATCATTGGAATATTTTAAGCGAGGGATACCTTcataagaaaaacaacatgaattttTCATGTGGCTCTTGCACGCAAGCCTAAGAACACACTGAAACTTCTTTCTTCCAGCTGCCTGCAGACAGGGACCATGTGGTACCTGGGCAGTGACTGTGGCATCCCCATAAACAAAGCTGGGCTCTTCGTAGGGACAGGCGTGttggctgcagctgtgctggtgGCCATTGGGGTCCTCTCTGTATATCTCCATGTGTACaagaagaaggagaggaggtgagagtgaTGAACCCACGATCCTAGCTGTGATAACGATGGCTGCACAAACCTCACGGCAATGTGATAATATATGATTACTGTGGAATGATGCACTCTTTATAAACAAGAGGATATTATTGTTACTATGACTTCAACTGTTTACTAATAATAGTGATACTACTGTTACTACGACCAATAATACTGCTAtgactgctactactactactaataataataataatataattatgagAATCAGAGATACAGAGAATCAGTTGGGCTAAGGATATATTCTTTCATAATGCATTCCTCAGTCATATATCCTTGCTATGAACTATTTTTAAGAGTAATGTAAATCATGTACATAAGGTAATCTAAATCAAATGCGTTATAAGCTTAGAGATAACAAATAGAGAAATGTATGTTTAAGCTTGGCACTGGCACAAATTATTTCCTGGCCACAGTTAAtacatacgtatatatatatatatatatatatatatatatactcatagAAACGGAAAGACCACTAGCTACTGCTAGCTACACAGCTAACTGCCCAAGTACATATAAGCATAGTCATGATTACATATGACAAAAACATACTTCAAGGAGTCATCAAATGAAACTTTATTGGCAAAGCACACAGTCAGTCACCTATTTACCATTTGCTGTGCTTCAGATAACATTAAGTAACTGTCATTCAACGGATACCATGCCCCCATCACGCCCCTCTCCTCAAACCCATAGCTTAGCTATACAAAGACCATAGCTATGCAAAGGCcaaaaaagatttaaaactggaaaaaaaaaaaactttgcaagTGAGAAAAGATTCTTAACTGAAAATAAGTAGTTGTaccaacaaaattaaaaaagaaatgattttcTTTGCAATATGTTCACATTCtacttttcacatatttttttttttccgtttcaaAGCATGATTCAGTTACAAATTTTACCTTTTCAgttacatttctttgttttaaatctACGAAACTTTAGGACCTCATCTAGCTCCATAGAAAAGGCACATGCTATgggtaaaagagagagaatcaggTAGTATACTAATGCTTGAGTACATAAGAAGGATAGAAGGATATACAGTACATCTCTTGCCTTTTTTCTCCCTGCTGTAAGCCACCCCTCCATTTTTCATGTGTTCCCtccatttgttttcctgttcaGAAATAGAGACAATAAGGGGGAAACTATAAACCAGTGGCTAGATGATGACTTTGAGTGGCCCAGCTCTGACAAGAACACAAACGGTTATACAGGTAATAAGCAGCTGTTATCAgaattgtatattattttaGACACTGATAAAGCTTATGCGGAAAAACTTATGTTGAAAGTTCTACCATTGCTCAATTTTATGATACTCTTgatagcattttgtttttattttatttcctcttaaTGAAGGGATTTTTCATAACCCATACAACACGGAAGGAGGCGAAGGCACTTACCAGCAGGAAAAAACACCAACCTACAATCCCTATCCATCCTTTCAAACTTCGGATGCCCCTCCAGTCTTCCTTACCCACGAACCCCAGATCCACCTGTACAATATGCCCGGCTCTCCCGTAAGTCTTGGACAGCAAGATGACAtgaaaacgcacacacatgcacagggctATATGGCCTCAGAATACAAAATCTCATCACATTTAGtaacaaaaaagcaacaagaATCCTAAATAAAGTACTGCACAACTCTAAATAGCCCATATATGCGAGTGTATGAGTGAACGGTGAGGGAATGGTGTGCGTGCTCTGCagtagattggcgacctgtccagggcgtATTCCAGCCCAATGCACACGGTGATAGGATCCAGTCCCCCCCTTATCAGGAACATGTGGGCGCTGACAAAGCATGGATAAAGTGCTGCACGCAATTCATATACCCACCCGCAATTCATATAGGACATAAATTGAAAACAGGGTGGGTCTCGATAAGGAGCTCTGGAGAACTCAACATGTGTAATGGGGCCATTTATGACATGCTCACTAATGGTCACAGggcatatatgtttgtgtgtagctGTAAGTAATATGTGTGATgaattttgatattattttgcaGATGAGAATCGGCAGACCGGACATTTACACCTCTTCCCAGATTTAACTCTGCTGTTATTCCTGTATAGACTGAATCTAAGGACTTAACCATCACACATTTCTTGTTACACCATATTCTcaaatcaaaaaatattattactgtAATAATCACTTTGAACAAATGTAACAGTGACTTCAGTGCATTCAACCTCCTACACTATACATGCAATTCATTGGGTATACGACATATATGATGCAATCAATTCAACGATGTCTTGTAGTGGATGTCTGTAAGTCTATATACTGTTAGCACCTATGttgctttaatattttttactttaaacatatgtgataaatatttaacaaatttatttattgtatgttttccTTATCCTCCAATTAATTTGTGAGTTGTTGAGATTCATCTGAAATGATGTTATCAAAGCAAAAATGCTGATGAACAAAATCTATGCATAAATTAAATACtttaactgcattttttaattgtttcaaTTTTATAATTATCTGgtatatattacttttttaaataaaaatattttcttattcacttatttcaattcatttttgtgtgataTAGCAATGTCAGGTTTGCCTGTCACTAGTCTGCAAGCATCTCTGGCTCTCTGTGGGATCGAGGAGTTTTCAAGCATCAACAAGATACAAATGatattgtttaaaaagaaactcACCCATAGTATAAAGTAAAGGTATACATAACTATGGCAAAAAGTAAATCAAGCATGCAGTTGCTATCTACTGCAAGAAGAGATTGGAAAAAATACATCAGAATTTATTGTTGGATATCTAGTTTTTAGATTACTGCCTTTAAGCAACAGGCAATATAAATTGATCTGGAAAGCTTGCTCTGTGTGGCTACAATAATGTTATCTGTTTCCTCACTGTCTATCTGTCCCCCCTCCCAGTTACAAACACGGAAGGAATGCCTTTGGGGCAATTAGGGCCCCACCAGAGGTCTCTCAATTGTACGCAA
It contains:
- the muc3a gene encoding mucin-3A, translated to MDSQFTTAEEDTTVDSQFTTVEPQDTTMDTQFTTADEDTTMDSQFTTAVEYTTVESQFTTVEPQDTTVDSQFTTVEPQDTTMDSQFTTAVEDTTVDSQFTTAEPDVVTTVSPHTTTAKPQVTTPVPDVTTTEVSSTTAEPDVVTTVSPHTTTAKPQVTTPVPDVTTTTKVPLINCENGGRPSPNGKDCICPPGFSGTTCRTIETQIVAPEKLNRSADIQMDISEPFIEEYKNKSSQEYKKFSDDFKNRMEPFYRSKINNFKAVVNITFSQGRATLRSEVSDLKGNQKRLTEADTSDLVVLVDIYNKPYSNIRAEIFGVKVDHVVLLEIPNSQSGNKEYDNSINELKESLEEAKNCQTNDSSCPGYIITDVNTTTVEVDGTAFCEQNVPEKFLKYYQLLNTSEKLTCVSVCNPQHSDPTICKNKGTCMLPVEGPECHCLQTGTMWYLGSDCGIPINKAGLFVGTGVLAAAVLVAIGVLSVYLHVYKKKERRNRDNKGETINQWLDDDFEWPSSDKNTNGYTGIFHNPYNTEGGEGTYQQEKTPTYNPYPSFQTSDAPPVFLTHEPQIHLYNMPGSPMRIGRPDIYTSSQI